GACATCGAGCCGGATGACACGTACTTCTGTTCGGCCGACATCGGCTGGATCACCGGCCACTCGTACATCGTCTACGGCCCGCTCTCGCTCGGGACGACGACGATGATGTACGAGGGGACGCCCGACCACCCGGAGCGCGACCGCCTCTGGGAGATCGTCGAGGAGCACGAGGCGACCCAGCTGTACACCGCCCCGACGGCCATCCGGGCGTTCATGAAGTGGGGCGAGCAGTTCCCGGACCGCCACGACCTCTCCTCGCTGCGGCTGCTCGGCACGGTCGGCGAGCCGATCAACCCGCGCGCGTGGAAGTGGTACTACCAGCACATCGGGAACAAGGAGTGCCCTATCGTCGACACGTGGTGGCAGACCGAGACGGGCGGGATGATGGTGACGACGCTGCCCGGCGTGAAGGACATGAAGCCCGGCGCGGCGGGCCCGGCGCTGCCGGGACTCGACGTCCAGATCCTCGACACGCTCGGCGACGAGGTTGAGCCGGGCAAGGCCGGATATCTCACCGTCCAGAAGCCGTGGCCGGGGATGCTCCGGACGCTGTACAACAACGACGAGCGCTACATCGAGGAGTACTGGGCTGAGTACTCGGACACCGACAGCGACGACCCCGACGACTGGGTGTACTTCCCGGAGGACGGCGCGAAGATCGACGAGGACGGCTACATCACCGTCCTCGGCCGCGTCGACGACGTGCTCAACGTCTCCGGCCACCGGCTGGGGACGATGGAGATCGAGTCCGCCATCGTCGGCGTCGAGGGCGTCGCCGAGGCGGCCGTCGTCGGCGGGAACCACGACATCAAAGGCGAGGCCGTCTACGCGTACGTGACGACCGAGGACGGCTACGAGGGCACCGACGAGCTCCGCGACGCGATCGTCGCGGGCGTCGAGGACGCGATCGGCCCGATCGCGCGGCCCGAACAGGTCGTGTTCACCCCGGACCTGCCGAAGACGCGCTCCGGGAAGATCATGCGTCGCCTGCTCGAAAACATCGCCGACGGCGAGGAGCTCGGGAACACGAGCACGCTTCGGAACCCCGAGATCGTCGAGGAGATCCAGCAGAAGGCCAACGCCGAGTAGCGCTCGGCGGCCCGTTTTCGTCCGTTCCGAACACGACCACGACGGGCGACACGACGACAAACATCACGAAAATACCACACAAACACACGCCAAAACATGACAGATAATAACTCACGCGAACGAGACGACGCCACCGCTACCGGCGGCCGCGCAGCCGACGACGCGGCGACCGATGGTGGCCGCGCAACTGACGACGCGGCGACCGATGGTGGCCGCGCAACTGACGACGCGGCCACCGACGGCGGCGTCGCGACCGGCGCGGCACAGACGCACAACGACACCGACTACCTCGGGGCGGAAGTGAACATCCTAAACCCGAGCACGCCGTACATGCGGGATCACCTCCGCATCGTCTGGTCCGGGTTCGCCGTCTGGGTCCTCGCGGTGTGGGGTCCGGTGACGCTGACGAACTTCGCGCCCGGCGTGATGACGAGCCCGATGCCGATCTTACAGTTCCCGCTTCACTACTTCCTCGTCGCGTTCGGCGCGCCGACCAGCGCGCTCATCCTCGCGTTCTGGTACTCCCGGAAGCGGGACGCGCTCGACGAGAAGTACGGCATCGAGCACGGTGACGTCGCGGCGACCGACGGAGGGACCGACGAATGACGGCCGCGTCGCTCCTCCTACAGAGCGACCTCCTGCCGGAGGCGCTCGACATCTCGTTCAAGCTCGCGCCGTCGATCCTCGTGATCGCGATGCTGGGGCTGTTCCTCACCATCGGATTCGTCTTCCGCGTCGCCGACACGGAGAACATGTGGGTCGCCGGCCGCTCGATCGGGAACGTCGAGAACGGGATGGCGATCGGGGCGAACTGGATGTCCGCCGCCTCCTACCTCGGCATGGCGGCCTCGATCGCGCTCGCGGGGTTCTACGGGCTCGTGTACGTCGTCGGCTGGACGACGGGCTACTTCATCCTGCTCATCTTCCTCGCGGCGCAGCTGCGCCGGTTCGGGAAGTACACCGCGCCGGACTTCGTCGGCGACCGGTTCAACTCCGACACCGCGCGCGCCATCGCGGCGGTGACGACGTTCCTCATCGGCTTCGTCTACGCCATCGGGCAGGCGAAGGGGATGGCGCTGGTCGGACTGTACATCTTCGGCGACTACGGCGGACTCATCCCCGGCCTCGACGGGTACCAGGTGATGGTGGTGGCGATGATGGTCGTCACCGTCGGCTACCTGACGCTGTCCGGGATGCTGGGCGCGACGAAGAACCAGGCGGTCCAGTACGTCATCCTCATCTTGGCGTTCGTCGTCGGGCTGTTCGTCGTCGGCTACACCAACGGCTACTCCACGGTGTTACCGCAGCTCGAGTACGGCGCGCTGATCAGCCAGCTCGGCAGCGAGTTCTCCGAGCCGTTCGCCTCGTCGAGCTACTACCTGTGGGTCGCCACGACCTTCTCGCTCATCGTCGGGACCTGCGGGTTGCCGCACGTGCTCGTCCGGTTCTACACGGTCGAGAGCGAGCGGACGGCCCGCTGGTCGACGGTCTGGGGGCTGTTCTTCATCTGTATCCTGTACTGGAGCGCCCCGGCGTTCGCGGCGTTCGGTACGGACCTCTACTCGCAGAACGTCGGCGCGACGTACGGCGACCCCGGCATGACGGGCGCGGCCAGCGAGGTCATCGTCGTGCTGGCGGCACAGCTGTCCGGGCTCCCGGACTGGTTCGTCGGCATCGTCGCGGCGGGCGGTATCGCCGCCGCCATCGCGACGGTCGCCGGGCTGTTCATCGCCGGCTCGTCGGCGATCAGCCACGACATCTACACGAACATCATCAACGAGGACGCGACGCAACGCCAGCAGATCCTGGTCGGTCGCCTCTCGATCGTCGCGCTGGGCGCGCTGACCACGCTGGCAGCGCTCAACCCCGCGTCGTCGATCGCGGCGCTCGTCGGCTACGCGTTCTCGCTCGCCGGCTCCGTCCTGTTCCCGATGTTCTTCCTCGGCATGTGGTGGGAGAACGCCAACCGGCAGGGCGCGCTCGCCGGCATGACGACGGGACTGACGCTCTGGTCGATCCCGATGATCAACCAGATCGTCCCGACGTACGTCAGTTCCCTCGAAGCGCCGCTGTCGGCCGGGCTGGCGACGTGGATGCCCGCCATCGGCTCGGCGCTCATCACGCTCCCGGTCGTGTTCGTCGTCACCATCGTCGTCTCGATGGCGACCGACGAGCCGTCGCTGGAGACGAAGCGGATCGTCCGGCAGTGTCACAGCCCCGAACCGATGGGACAGCAGCAGACCGCCGAGGACGTCGTCGCCGCGGACGGCGGCGAGGACGTGGCGACGGACGGCGGCCGCGCAGTTGACGACGCGGCCGCCGAGGGCGACCGCGCAGTTGACGGCGCGGCCGCCGAGGGCGACCGCGCAGTTGACGACGAAGTCACGGAGGAGTCGGAGTAATCCATGTACGAACGCATCCTCGTCCCCACGGACGGTAGCGACGTCGCGGAGGCCGCCGTCGACCACGCGCTCGACCTCGCGGAGCGGTACGACGCCGAGGTCCACGCGCTGTACGTGGTCGACATCGACTCGGTGAACTTCAGTCTCGGGACCGAGCAGGTCGACCGGCTCAAGCAGGGCCGGTTCGACGAGATGGGAGAGCTGAAAGACCAGGCCGACGAGGCCACCGGCGTGGTCGCCGACCGCGGCGACGAGCGCGGCGTCGACGTCGTCGAACACGTCTCCGGCGGCCGACCCCACAAGGTGATCGCCAACTACGCCGAGGACCACGGCATCGACCTCATCGTGATGGGGAGCCACGGCCGGGCCGGCGTGCGCCGCGCGCTGCTCGGCAGCGTGACGGAGCGCACCCTGCGCTCGACGCACGTCCCCGTCCTCGTCGTCGACTACCTCGAGGAGGACTGACACCGCCTCGACGGGAACTGACACCGCCTCGACGGGGACCGACCCCCGACGAGCGCGGCCGCCTCGGCAGTCGATGAATCGCTCCGTCGCGCGGTCGACGGCGCGCGATTCCGCAACACCGACGTACCCCCTCCGCACACACTCACCTCATGCCCGACTCGGACGCCGCAGAGCCGCCGGACGACGAGCCGACCGACCCGAGCGTCGCCGACCGCGCCCGGCACGTGCTCAGCGAGAACGGGACCGGAATGTTACAGGACCTGCTGTTCGCGCTCGTGTGGGTGGGGCTCGCGTCGGCGCTGTACAACGTCGCCTTCTCGACGGCCCCGCAGTGGGTCCTGTACATGTTCATGCTCGCGGGGATCCCGGCCTACTTCGGCTTCTTCATCTCGCTGGAGATGGCGAAGGAACGCAGCGCGCGCTGAGTCGGACCGCTCTCTTCCGTTCGGTCGGTCAGTCGGCGAGGTCGCGGATGTCCGAGACGTCGAGCAGCCGCTCGCCCGGGTCCAGCGCGGCGCGATACGCGGCGCGCGCGACGGTGCCGACGGCGAGCGGCCGCGACTCGCCGAGCCGGGACGCGATCGGCGGCGCGCTCGCGGCGAACCGGAGGACGCGGTCGGCGACCCCTGGGAGGTGCGGCTGTCCCTCGCCGTACACCGGTCCCGGCCGGAGGACGACGGTGTCGAGGTCGAGGTCGGCTATCGAGGCCTCCGTCCGGCGCTTTGCGGTCAGGTAGGCGTTCCGGACGCCGGGCGGCTTCGCGGCCGCGGAGAGGAACACGAAGGCGTCGACGCCGGCGCGCTCGGCTTCTAAGGCCGCGAGAACGCCCGCGTCGCCGTTGACGCGCTCGAAGGTGACGCCCTCCGTCGGCGACTCGGTGAGCGTTCCGACCGAGTGGACGACGGCGTCGACGCCGTCGAGTCGGTCGCGCCACGCGTTCGGGCGGAAGAGGTCGGCGCTCGTCCACGAGACGGCCTCGACCCACTCCTCGTCGACCTCGGGGCGACCGCTCCGCGACACGCTGCGGACCTCGTGGCCGTCGCGGACGGCGAACCGACAGACGTCGCGTCCGATGAAGCCGCTGCCGCCGACGACGAGGAGGGTCGACATACCTCGGGGTACGGCCCGGGCCGTCTTGGGGCTTCGGGACGGCGTTCAAAAGTGAAGCGGGGGTGGCGGCCGCGAGTCGATCAGCGCCGGAGGAAGCCGAGGAGCGCGTAGTCGCGGTCGGGGTCGTACCGCCGGAACAGCAGGCTGTTCGTCAGCACCGACACCGACGAGAACGCCATCGCGCCGGCCGCGAGGGCCGGCTGGAGTAGTCCGAGCGAGGCGAGCGGGATCATCGCGGTGTTGTAGCCGAGCGCCCACACGAGGTTCTGTTTGATCTTCCGGAGCGTCGCGTCCGAGACGCGGATCGCCTTCACGACGTCGAGCGGGTCGTCCCGCATCAGCGTCACGTCGGCGGCCTCGATGGCCACGTCGGTCCCCGAGCCGATGGCGGTCCCGACGTACGCGACCGCGAGCGCCGGGGCGTCGTTGACGCCGTCGCCGACCATCATCGCCTTTCGGCCCTCGTCTTGGATCGTCTCCACGGCGTCGGACTTGTCCTCGGGGAGGACCTCGGCCCGGACGTTCCCGGGGTCGATCCCGACCCGCTCGGCGACCGCGCGGGCCGTGCGCTCGTTGTCGCCCGTGATCAGCATCACGTCGACGCCGCGCTCGCGCAGCTGGCTCACCGCCTCCGCGGCGCTTGGTTTCACCGTGTCGGCGTCGGCGACGACGCCGAGGAGCTCCCCGCCGTCAGCGCCGGCGGGGACGCGGGCGACGAGCATCGCGGTCTTCCCCTCGCGTTCGAGCCGCTCCATCGTCTCCGCGGCCGGCTCGGGATCGATCCCGGCGTCGCGCAGCAGCTTCCGGTTGCCGACCAGCACCTCGTCGCCGTCCACGGTCGCTCTCACACCGTGACCCGGCACGTTCTCGAACGACTCGGGGTCGGAGAGGTCGAGCCCGCGCGCCTCGCCCCCGTCGACGACGGCGCGGGCGAGGGGGTGTTCGCTGCCGCGCTCCGCGCTCGCGGCGAGCCGAAGCACCTCTTCTTCGGCCGTCGCCGTCGAATCGCCGGTCGCCGCGTCCTCGCTTGCCGCCGCTTCGCTCCCGCTCTCGACGACAGCGCCCCCGTCGGGCACCTCGCCGACCGCGACAACGTCCGTGAGCTCCATCTCGCCGCGCGTGAGCGTCCCGGTCTTGTCGAAGACGACGGTGTCGACGTCCTTCGTGCGTTCGAGGACGTCGCCGCCCTTGAACAGGACGCCGTTCCGGGCCCCGATGGTGG
This genomic stretch from Halorubrum hochsteinianum harbors:
- the acs gene encoding acetate--CoA ligase, with protein sequence MTEGDGQLEARLAEQEVFEPSESFVEQANVSDPEIYEEFEENWPECWEAAADLLEWETDYDQVLDDGNPPFYEWFTGGELNASANCLDRHLDERGDEAAIEWVGEPVDEDDRTYTYEELHREVNEFAAALREQGVEEDDVVTMYMPMIPELPIAMLACARIGAPHSVVFAGFSADALATRMNSAESEYLVTCDGYYRRGDPLDHLDKANEGLADVEHDTTTVVVDRLGPNGDDFGHDLGDDQIDYGDLVAEHEGAEVEPVTRDAEDMLFLMYTSGTTGEPKGVKHTTGGYLSWVSWTSQSVLDIEPDDTYFCSADIGWITGHSYIVYGPLSLGTTTMMYEGTPDHPERDRLWEIVEEHEATQLYTAPTAIRAFMKWGEQFPDRHDLSSLRLLGTVGEPINPRAWKWYYQHIGNKECPIVDTWWQTETGGMMVTTLPGVKDMKPGAAGPALPGLDVQILDTLGDEVEPGKAGYLTVQKPWPGMLRTLYNNDERYIEEYWAEYSDTDSDDPDDWVYFPEDGAKIDEDGYITVLGRVDDVLNVSGHRLGTMEIESAIVGVEGVAEAAVVGGNHDIKGEAVYAYVTTEDGYEGTDELRDAIVAGVEDAIGPIARPEQVVFTPDLPKTRSGKIMRRLLENIADGEELGNTSTLRNPEIVEEIQQKANAE
- a CDS encoding DUF4212 domain-containing protein, which codes for MTDNNSRERDDATATGGRAADDAATDGGRATDDAATDGGRATDDAATDGGVATGAAQTHNDTDYLGAEVNILNPSTPYMRDHLRIVWSGFAVWVLAVWGPVTLTNFAPGVMTSPMPILQFPLHYFLVAFGAPTSALILAFWYSRKRDALDEKYGIEHGDVAATDGGTDE
- a CDS encoding VC_2705 family sodium/solute symporter, whose amino-acid sequence is MTAASLLLQSDLLPEALDISFKLAPSILVIAMLGLFLTIGFVFRVADTENMWVAGRSIGNVENGMAIGANWMSAASYLGMAASIALAGFYGLVYVVGWTTGYFILLIFLAAQLRRFGKYTAPDFVGDRFNSDTARAIAAVTTFLIGFVYAIGQAKGMALVGLYIFGDYGGLIPGLDGYQVMVVAMMVVTVGYLTLSGMLGATKNQAVQYVILILAFVVGLFVVGYTNGYSTVLPQLEYGALISQLGSEFSEPFASSSYYLWVATTFSLIVGTCGLPHVLVRFYTVESERTARWSTVWGLFFICILYWSAPAFAAFGTDLYSQNVGATYGDPGMTGAASEVIVVLAAQLSGLPDWFVGIVAAGGIAAAIATVAGLFIAGSSAISHDIYTNIINEDATQRQQILVGRLSIVALGALTTLAALNPASSIAALVGYAFSLAGSVLFPMFFLGMWWENANRQGALAGMTTGLTLWSIPMINQIVPTYVSSLEAPLSAGLATWMPAIGSALITLPVVFVVTIVVSMATDEPSLETKRIVRQCHSPEPMGQQQTAEDVVAADGGEDVATDGGRAVDDAAAEGDRAVDGAAAEGDRAVDDEVTEESE
- a CDS encoding universal stress protein; this translates as MYERILVPTDGSDVAEAAVDHALDLAERYDAEVHALYVVDIDSVNFSLGTEQVDRLKQGRFDEMGELKDQADEATGVVADRGDERGVDVVEHVSGGRPHKVIANYAEDHGIDLIVMGSHGRAGVRRALLGSVTERTLRSTHVPVLVVDYLEED
- a CDS encoding SDR family oxidoreductase; amino-acid sequence: MSTLLVVGGSGFIGRDVCRFAVRDGHEVRSVSRSGRPEVDEEWVEAVSWTSADLFRPNAWRDRLDGVDAVVHSVGTLTESPTEGVTFERVNGDAGVLAALEAERAGVDAFVFLSAAAKPPGVRNAYLTAKRRTEASIADLDLDTVVLRPGPVYGEGQPHLPGVADRVLRFAASAPPIASRLGESRPLAVGTVARAAYRAALDPGERLLDVSDIRDLAD